The segment TTAAAACTCCCTCTAAAAGCCTGTTTTTTTCTTTTATCTCCTCTTTCATCTTTCTCGTCTCGGTTATATCTTCATGCATCACTACAGCTTTATTTTCTGCAAATACTTTTGCCTTCAGCTTAAACCAGTAATCTTTTTCATGCGAATGACAGGGATATTCTAAAGTGAAGTTATCCCTCTCTCCCGCCAGCACTGCCTCTATACCCTCAGCTGCTTTCCTTGCTGTTTCAGCATCTTCTCCTTTAACATCTTTCATCGTCTTTAAGTAATCTTCTTCCAGGCCATAATTATCCCAGGTCATATCATTGGATTGAGCAAATTCTATCCAGGCTTTATTTACAAATATAATTTTACCTTTTTCATTTAATACTGCTGCATTTTCATCCATAGTATCAATAAAAGATAAAAATTCTTTGCTTATCTCATAATCATCAGAGAGGAGTTGTTTGGAATTTATCTTCATATCGTCACCTCTTTTACAGATTGGATTAACTCCAATAATTAAAAAAATATTAATAAAAATAAACCTGTTAAAGATAGAAAAAATTTCTTCTTTGCTTTTGCTAATTATATCATAAACTTAAATCAATTTATAACCCCTATTTATCTTCTAAACACTTTATAATTTCTTTGACAATTTTCTCATTTAATAATATAATATATTATATCAAAAACAATTATCAATTTGATTTATTTTGGGAAAACAAAAAGATGAAAAATTTTGAGAATATAGTTTTGAATAATTTGGGTGAAATAATAATATATATGTCTCCGGATTTCAGGATTGAATGGTGCAATCAAAAAGCTTTGGAGTATTTTGGCTCGAGCATGGATGAATTAAAAGGGAAATACTGTTATGAAAAGTGGGGTTTAAATGATTATTGTGATACCTGTCCTGTTCAACAGGTCAAAAATAACAGGGAAATAGCAAGCTCTGTAATTGAAAAACCCGACGGCAGCTACTGGAAAATGAAAGGTATTCCTGATATAACTGAAGAAAATGAATGATCTGATTACCAAACCTATCGATGTCGAGAGTATGTTGAAGAAAATTAAAATTTGTATAACAGGGGGAGAATTGCATGTCCAAAAGTGAACAGGAATATATTGATATAGAGGAAAGCATCTGCCAGCTCATGGGCAGAAAAACTTTGCTGGCCAAAACCGCAAAAATATACGAGAAAGATTATCAATCACAGCTGGATCAGCTGCAGAGATTTATTGAACAAAAAATTCCCGGCAGATTAGAAATGCTGCTCATAAAATTAAAGGCACTTTAAGCAATTTTGCTGCTGAAAAAGCCTATAATCTAGCCCAAAAAATAGAAACCAAAGCGAAAAAGGGTGATCTGGAAAATCTGTGGGAGGATTATGAACAGCTTGAACTGGCAATGAAGAATATAGCTGAAAGTTTAAACGAATTCAGAACAGAAATAAAATAATTACACCGCCAATCATGGCCAGGCCCCGGCCTTTTTCCTGCCTCTACCCACAAAAAGAAACTCAGAGCTCAAAAGCAGATAGATGATTTTCACTACCCTTTCTTAAATTCATAAATACAGTTTCAACATCAGGAGTAGCTCTTTCAGCTTTTGTTTCTAAATCTTCAATATCTTTAATTCACTCCATTAACTGATAGATAGGAGCTCAATGATTGCAAAACCACACAGGAGATAGCTTTTGAATATATAATAATAATATTAGGAGTATAGTATATTATAACCAGATTTTTTAAAATTACAAACAGGAGGTATTTTAATGAAAATTAAGCTTCTGGGAATCATGCTGATTCTGGCCTTCGCACTGGTTTTTAGCCCGGCTAATGTGGAAGCTCTGCCGGAGGATATGCCGGAAAAACCGGACCAGCTCGAAATTATCGGACTCGATATCGATGTCGAGCAGTTCGGAGAGGGCGTGGAAAATTTCGAGGAAGAATACGGCATCGAGGTAAACTGGATGGAATATCCTTACGGCGATCTCCGGGATCAGATCACCACCAGCATCCACGGAGGGACTGAATTTGATCTCTACATGATGAGCAATTCCTGGCATCCCGAGCTGGGCCAGCTGGGCATGGCTGTTCCCCTGGGAGATGTAGCTTCTCAGGAGACCCTCGATGAGATAAATGAAAGATATTTCGAAACCACCGTCGATTTTGTCAGCTCTCACGGCGAACAGTGGGCTCTTTCTTCCCGGCACTGCTTCCACCATCACCTTTTTCTATAATGAAACCATGCTCAACGAATTGGGCTATGATGAGGCGCCTGATACCTGGGATGAGATGCTCGATATTTCCCACGAGGCCATAGATGAAGGCCTGGCCGAGTACGGATTTTTCCCCGGA is part of the Halarsenatibacter silvermanii genome and harbors:
- a CDS encoding PAS domain-containing protein, which translates into the protein MKINSKQLLSDDYEISKEFLSFIDTMDENAAVLNEKGKIIFVNKAWIEFAQSNDMTWDNYGLEEDYLKTMKDVKGEDAETARKAAEGIEAVLAGERDNFTLEYPCHSHEKDYWFKLKAKVFAENKAVVMHEDITETRKMKEEIKEKNRLLEGVLNNIPDIIGIQKPDHTIMRYNKAGYEQLDMPPEDIKGQKCYKLLG
- a CDS encoding PAS domain-containing protein, which codes for MKNFENIVLNNLGEIIIYMSPDFRIEWCNQKALEYFGSSMDELKGKYCYEKWGLNDYCDTCPVQQVKNNREIASSVIEKPDGSYWKMKGIPDITEENE
- a CDS encoding extracellular solute-binding protein, which codes for MKIKLLGIMLILAFALVFSPANVEALPEDMPEKPDQLEIIGLDIDVEQFGEGVENFEEEYGIEVNWMEYPYGDLRDQITTSIHGGTEFDLYMMSNSWHPELGQLGMAVPLGDVASQETLDEINERYFETTVDFVSSHGEQWALSSRHCFHHHLFL